The Bacillus vallismortis genome window below encodes:
- the cyoE gene encoding heme o synthase, translating into MANSRIINDTAIDGQIEETTAWKDFLSLIKIGIVNSNLITTFTGMWLALHISGLSFLGNINTVLLTLIGSSLIIAGSCAINNWYDRDIDHLMERTKVRPTVTGKIQPNQALWSGILLVALGLIMLLMTTVMAAVIGFIGVFTYVVLYTMWTKRRYTINTVVGSVSGAVPPLIGWTAVEGHIGVVAWVLFMILFIWQIPHFLALAIKKTEDYRAANIPMLPVVYGFEVTKRQIIVWVACLMPLPFFLGSLGLPIVILGLLLNIGWLILGLMGLRTKNIMKWATQMFIYSLNYMTIYFVAMVVLTLF; encoded by the coding sequence ATGGCTAACTCCAGAATCATAAATGATACAGCTATAGACGGACAAATTGAAGAAACAACGGCATGGAAAGATTTTCTGTCCCTTATTAAAATAGGGATCGTCAATTCCAATCTCATCACGACTTTTACTGGAATGTGGCTTGCACTGCATATTTCCGGTTTGAGTTTTTTAGGCAATATAAACACCGTTCTTCTTACATTAATCGGGTCATCTCTGATTATTGCGGGCTCTTGCGCGATCAATAACTGGTATGACCGGGATATCGATCATCTGATGGAGCGCACGAAAGTAAGACCGACGGTTACGGGTAAAATTCAACCGAATCAGGCGTTATGGTCCGGAATTTTGCTGGTTGCTTTAGGATTGATCATGCTGCTGATGACAACTGTCATGGCTGCTGTTATCGGTTTTATCGGAGTCTTTACGTATGTTGTATTGTACACAATGTGGACGAAACGCCGCTATACGATTAACACAGTAGTAGGAAGTGTTTCCGGCGCTGTTCCGCCACTTATTGGATGGACGGCAGTGGAAGGGCATATCGGTGTCGTGGCATGGGTATTATTCATGATTTTATTTATTTGGCAGATCCCTCATTTTTTAGCATTGGCTATTAAGAAAACTGAGGATTACAGAGCTGCAAATATTCCGATGCTTCCTGTCGTATACGGATTTGAAGTGACAAAAAGACAAATTATTGTGTGGGTTGCGTGCCTGATGCCACTTCCGTTTTTCCTTGGAAGCTTGGGCCTGCCGATTGTCATTCTCGGCTTGCTGTTAAATATCGGCTGGCTGATTCTCGGCTTGATGGGCCTCCGCACCAAAAATATCATGAAGTGGGCAACGCAGATGTTCATTTACTCGCTCAATTACATGACAATCTATTTCGTTGCCATGGTTGTCTTGACTCTTTTTTAA
- the ctaA gene encoding heme A synthase CtaA gives MNKALKALGVLTTFVMLIVLIGGALVTKTGSGQGCGRQWPLCHGRFFPELNPASIIEWSHRFASGISIILVLSLAFWSWRKITPIFRETTFLAIMSIIFLFLQALLGALAVVFGSNALIMALHFGISLISFASVLILTLLIFEADKSVRKLVKPLKIGKRMQFHMIGILIYTYIVVYTGAYVRHTESSLACPDVPLCSPLNNGLPTQFPEWVQMGHRTAALLLFVWIIVAAVHAITSYKDQKQIFWGWISCLIFITLQALSGIMIVYTELALGFALAHSFFIACLFGVLCYFILLIARFRYESRQS, from the coding sequence ATGAATAAAGCATTAAAAGCTCTCGGTGTTCTGACAACATTTGTCATGCTTATTGTTTTAATCGGGGGAGCCCTCGTTACAAAAACAGGTTCCGGCCAAGGATGCGGCAGACAGTGGCCGCTGTGTCACGGCCGTTTTTTCCCTGAATTGAACCCGGCTTCAATTATTGAATGGAGCCACAGATTCGCAAGCGGGATTTCTATTATCCTTGTGTTAAGCCTTGCGTTTTGGTCATGGAGAAAAATCACGCCGATTTTCCGTGAAACAACGTTTCTCGCGATCATGTCTATTATCTTTTTATTTCTACAGGCACTGCTTGGCGCATTGGCTGTCGTATTCGGTTCAAACGCGCTGATTATGGCGCTTCACTTCGGCATCTCATTGATATCTTTCGCTTCAGTGCTTATTTTGACGTTGCTTATATTTGAAGCTGACAAATCAGTTAGAAAACTGGTTAAACCGCTTAAAATCGGCAAAAGAATGCAATTTCACATGATAGGAATATTAATATATACCTATATCGTTGTGTATACAGGCGCATATGTAAGGCATACAGAATCAAGTCTGGCATGTCCTGATGTGCCGCTATGCAGTCCGCTGAACAATGGACTTCCGACTCAATTCCCTGAATGGGTGCAAATGGGCCACAGAACAGCAGCATTGCTCTTGTTTGTATGGATTATTGTGGCCGCTGTTCATGCTATTACTTCCTATAAAGATCAAAAGCAGATCTTTTGGGGCTGGATCTCATGTCTTATTTTTATTACATTACAGGCACTGTCCGGTATTATGATCGTGTATACTGAACTGGCTCTGGGCTTTGCTCTTGCCCACTCGTTCTTTATTGCCTGCCTGTTTGGCGTTCTATGCTACTTCATATTATTGATTGCACGGTTCCGTTATGAATCCAGACAATCATAA
- a CDS encoding FtsW/RodA/SpoVE family cell cycle protein: protein MLKKMLKSYDYSLIFAIVLLCGFGLVMVYSSSMITAVSRYNVSSNFFFMRQLFALFAGGALFILMALFPYKALAHQKFQKGMLLVSVFALISLFVFGHVAGNAQSWFKIGGLSMQPGEFVKLVVILYLAAVYAKKQSYIDHLLTGVAPPVVMTIILCGLIAMQPDFGTAAIIGLIAACMILCSGFSGKTLARLILLGGIVLLLVSPIIYLNKDKILSEKRLDRFESLEDPFKYADSSGLQVINSYYAIGSGGIFGMGLGESIQKYGYLPESHTDFIMAVIAEELGIFGVLFVIILLGFIVIKGFYIARKCEDPFGSLLAIGISSMIAIQSFVNLGGVSGLIPITGVTLPFISYGGSSLVLLLASMGILANISMFVKYSENKKKKEPVASKGMKKKQLEKTVYL, encoded by the coding sequence ATGTTAAAAAAAATGCTGAAATCTTATGATTACTCACTGATATTCGCAATTGTTTTATTATGCGGATTCGGTTTAGTGATGGTATACAGTTCAAGTATGATTACGGCTGTTTCTCGTTATAACGTAAGCAGTAATTTTTTCTTCATGAGGCAGCTGTTTGCTTTATTTGCGGGTGGCGCTCTTTTTATTCTCATGGCTTTGTTTCCTTACAAAGCACTGGCTCACCAAAAGTTTCAGAAGGGAATGCTGCTTGTTTCTGTTTTTGCGCTCATTTCGCTGTTCGTATTCGGACATGTTGCCGGAAACGCGCAAAGCTGGTTTAAAATTGGCGGACTGAGCATGCAGCCGGGCGAATTTGTCAAGCTAGTGGTCATATTGTACCTTGCAGCCGTATACGCCAAAAAACAAAGCTATATTGATCATCTGTTAACGGGAGTTGCGCCTCCGGTGGTGATGACAATCATTCTTTGCGGTTTGATCGCTATGCAGCCTGACTTCGGAACTGCGGCGATTATCGGATTAATTGCGGCTTGCATGATTTTGTGTTCCGGTTTCAGCGGGAAGACTCTGGCAAGGCTTATTTTACTGGGGGGGATTGTTTTACTCTTGGTCAGTCCGATTATTTATTTAAACAAGGATAAAATCCTGTCAGAAAAGCGTTTAGATCGTTTTGAGAGCCTTGAAGATCCGTTTAAATATGCGGATTCATCCGGCCTGCAAGTGATTAATTCCTATTATGCAATCGGATCAGGCGGTATTTTCGGTATGGGACTAGGTGAAAGTATTCAAAAATACGGTTATCTTCCTGAATCGCATACTGACTTTATTATGGCTGTCATTGCCGAAGAACTTGGTATTTTTGGGGTATTGTTTGTGATTATTCTATTGGGGTTTATCGTCATAAAAGGCTTTTATATAGCCAGAAAGTGCGAGGACCCGTTTGGAAGTCTTCTAGCGATCGGTATTTCAAGCATGATCGCCATCCAATCGTTTGTTAACCTTGGCGGTGTCAGCGGATTAATTCCCATTACAGGAGTTACGCTGCCGTTTATCAGTTACGGGGGGTCTTCTTTAGTGCTGCTGCTGGCGAGTATGGGAATATTAGCCAATATCAGTATGTTTGTGAAATATTCAGAGAATAAGAAAAAGAAAGAGCCCGTGGCGTCAAAGGGAATGAAGAAGAAACAGCTTGAAAAAACTGTTTATCTGTAA
- a CDS encoding deoxyribodipyrimidine photo-lyase: MKVVIVWFRRDLRLEDNTALSKAISYSKQKQAGLLPIFQIDPHFVDMKYDMSHEYFFKTLSVFTNEARQKGLYLHIFYLEAIHMFRRLMDAYEIDAVFYNQDDAGYGAQRDHEVSAFLRKNGIYPSPWTDAHIHGADDIVKQDGSMYKVFTPYFRSWSKAEKPKMMEIDPHFLCSTQMIRNQSLSNQGERVLEHLVQSSKRHWVHVDASIAKEALFRFIDEKLSMYHKNRDMPFANSTSKLSRFLKTGVLSPRMVYYAVLQHESPQGAKDVFIKELAWRDFYNMVYAAHPHMAETEIDERFRNISWNHDHKLFQAWCEGRTGFPIVDAGMRQLNKEGWMHNRLRMITASFLVKEFLIDWRLGEAYFADKLIDYDPASNIGGWQWAASVGTDAVPYFRIFNPVIQSKKFDPDGLFIKRYIPELKHIPDEFLHEPWKMTPQIEGSSSCIIGEDYPNPLIDHQVQRRLAIETYETAKNMT, from the coding sequence ATGAAAGTTGTCATTGTGTGGTTTAGAAGAGATTTAAGGCTTGAAGACAATACAGCACTGTCAAAAGCTATTTCCTATTCAAAACAAAAACAGGCTGGTCTGCTTCCGATCTTTCAGATCGATCCTCACTTTGTAGATATGAAGTATGATATGAGTCACGAATATTTTTTTAAGACACTCTCTGTTTTTACAAATGAAGCGCGACAAAAGGGACTCTATCTGCACATCTTTTATCTTGAAGCGATACATATGTTTCGCAGGCTGATGGATGCATATGAAATTGATGCGGTTTTTTATAATCAGGATGACGCAGGATACGGAGCGCAGAGGGATCATGAAGTATCAGCGTTTTTAAGAAAAAACGGGATTTATCCTTCGCCATGGACAGATGCACATATTCACGGTGCGGACGACATCGTGAAACAAGATGGCAGTATGTATAAGGTGTTTACGCCATATTTTAGATCATGGTCAAAGGCTGAAAAGCCGAAAATGATGGAGATCGATCCTCATTTTTTATGTTCAACGCAGATGATTAGAAATCAGTCGTTATCTAATCAGGGCGAACGGGTGCTGGAACATCTTGTGCAGTCCAGCAAAAGACACTGGGTGCATGTTGATGCCTCCATTGCAAAAGAGGCTCTCTTCCGATTTATAGATGAAAAGCTGTCAATGTACCATAAAAATAGAGACATGCCTTTTGCAAATAGCACCAGCAAGCTGTCCCGGTTTCTAAAAACCGGCGTCTTGTCACCGCGTATGGTATATTATGCAGTACTGCAGCATGAGTCGCCGCAAGGAGCGAAGGACGTTTTTATCAAGGAGCTGGCTTGGCGCGACTTTTACAACATGGTATACGCCGCTCATCCGCACATGGCTGAGACGGAAATTGATGAGAGGTTCCGCAACATCAGCTGGAATCATGATCACAAGCTGTTTCAAGCGTGGTGTGAAGGGCGCACTGGTTTTCCGATCGTTGATGCGGGGATGAGGCAGCTTAACAAAGAAGGCTGGATGCATAACCGGCTTCGCATGATCACTGCTTCTTTTCTCGTTAAGGAGTTTTTAATCGATTGGCGTCTCGGGGAAGCATATTTTGCTGATAAATTAATTGATTACGATCCTGCATCTAACATTGGCGGGTGGCAGTGGGCTGCTTCTGTCGGGACGGATGCTGTACCGTACTTCAGGATATTTAATCCTGTCATCCAATCTAAGAAGTTTGATCCGGATGGGCTGTTTATTAAGAGATACATTCCCGAATTGAAACATATTCCGGATGAATTTCTTCACGAGCCATGGAAAATGACGCCCCAAATTGAAGGGAGTTCATCCTGCATCATCGGCGAGGATTATCCGAATCCGCTCATTGATCATCAAGTTCAGCGGAGGCTGGCCATTGAAACATATGAAACGGCAAAAAATATGACATAA
- the pyc gene encoding pyruvate carboxylase, translated as MSQQSIQKVLVANRGEIAIRIFRACTELNIRTVAVYSKEDSGSYHRYKADEAYLVGEGKKPIDAYLDIEGIIDIAKRNKVDAIHPGYGFLSENIHFAKRCEEEGIVFIGPTSEHLNMFGDKVKAREQAEKAGIPVIPGSDGPAETLEAVEQFGQTHGYPMIIKASLGGGGRGMRIVRSESEVKEAYDRAKSEAKAAFGNDEVYVEKLIENPKHIEVQVIGDKQGNVVHLFERDCSVQRRHQKVIEVAPSVSLSPELRDQICEAAVALAKNVDYINAGTVEFLVANNEFYFIEVNPRVQVEHTITEMITGVDIVQTQILVAQGHSLHSKKVNIPHQKDISTIGYAIQSRVTTEDPQNDFMPDTGKIMAYRSGGGFGVRLDTGNSFQGAVITPYYDSLLVKLSTWALTFEQAAAKMVRNLQEFRIRGIKTNIPFLENVAKHDKFLTGQYDTSFIDTTPELFIFPKQKDRGTKMLTYIGNVTVNGFPGIGKKEKPAFDKPIHVKADVDQEPARGTKQILDEKGAEGLAKWVKEQKSVLLTDTTFRDAHQSLLATRFRSHDLKKIANPTAALWPELFSMEMWGGATFDVAYRFLKEDPWKRLEDLRKEVPNTLFQMLLRSSNAVGYTNYPDNVIKEFVKQSAQSGIDVFRIFDSLNWVKGMTLAIDAVRDTGKVAEAAICYTGDILDKNRTKYDLAYYTSMAKELEAAGAHILGIKDMAGLLKPQAAYELVSALKETINIPVHLHTHDTSGNGIYMYAKAVEAGVDIIDVAVSSMAGLTSQPSASGFYHAMEGHARRPEMNVQGVEMLSQYWESVRKYYSEFESGMKSPHTEIYEHEMPGGQYSNLQQQAKGVGLGDRWNEVKEMYRRVNDMFGDVVKVTPSSKVVGDMALYMVQNNLTEKDVYEKGESLDFPDSVVELFKGNIGQPHGGFPQKLQKLILKGQEPITVRPGELLEPVSFEAIKQEFKEQHNLEISDQDAIAYALYPKVFSDYVKTAESYGDISVLDTPTFFYGMTLGEEIEVEIERGKTLIVKLISIGEPQPDATRVLYFELNGQPREVVIKDESIKSSVQEKLKADRTNPTHIAASMPGTVIKVLTEAGAKVNKGDHLMINEAMKMETTVQAPFSGTIKQVHVKNGEPIQTGDLLIEIEKA; from the coding sequence TTGTCACAGCAATCTATACAAAAAGTGTTAGTAGCAAACAGGGGAGAAATTGCAATCCGTATATTCCGTGCTTGTACAGAATTAAATATTCGTACAGTTGCGGTCTATTCAAAAGAAGATTCCGGTTCCTATCATCGTTATAAAGCAGATGAAGCGTACCTGGTTGGCGAAGGAAAAAAACCGATTGATGCTTACCTGGATATTGAGGGTATCATTGATATTGCGAAAAGAAACAAAGTGGATGCAATCCATCCGGGATACGGTTTCTTATCTGAGAATATACATTTCGCCAAACGCTGTGAAGAAGAAGGCATTGTGTTCATCGGTCCTACTTCTGAACATTTAAATATGTTTGGTGATAAGGTGAAAGCGCGTGAACAGGCAGAAAAAGCCGGAATTCCTGTAATCCCGGGAAGCGATGGTCCTGCAGAAACGCTTGAAGCCGTCGAACAATTCGGACAAACGCACGGTTATCCGATGATTATTAAAGCTTCTCTTGGCGGCGGCGGACGCGGCATGAGAATTGTCAGAAGTGAAAGTGAAGTAAAAGAAGCATATGATCGTGCAAAATCAGAGGCAAAAGCAGCCTTTGGCAATGACGAAGTATATGTAGAGAAACTGATTGAAAACCCTAAGCACATTGAAGTTCAAGTCATTGGAGACAAGCAGGGCAACGTGGTTCATCTTTTTGAAAGGGATTGTTCTGTTCAAAGACGCCATCAAAAAGTAATCGAAGTAGCGCCGAGTGTCTCGCTGTCACCTGAGTTGAGAGATCAAATTTGCGAAGCGGCAGTTGCGCTTGCCAAAAATGTGGATTATATAAACGCCGGCACGGTTGAGTTCCTTGTTGCGAACAACGAGTTCTATTTCATTGAAGTAAACCCGCGCGTTCAAGTTGAACATACAATTACAGAAATGATTACCGGTGTCGATATTGTCCAAACACAGATCCTTGTTGCCCAGGGGCACAGTCTTCACAGCAAAAAAGTAAATATTCCACATCAAAAGGACATTTCTACAATCGGTTATGCAATTCAGTCACGGGTAACGACTGAAGATCCGCAGAATGATTTCATGCCCGATACAGGAAAAATTATGGCTTACCGCTCTGGCGGCGGCTTTGGTGTCCGGCTAGACACCGGAAACAGCTTCCAAGGCGCCGTAATTACCCCGTATTACGATTCACTTCTCGTTAAGCTTTCAACTTGGGCTTTAACATTTGAACAGGCGGCGGCCAAAATGGTCCGAAACCTTCAGGAGTTTAGAATCAGGGGCATTAAAACAAATATTCCGTTCCTTGAGAACGTTGCAAAACATGATAAATTCCTGACAGGACAATATGATACTTCCTTCATTGATACAACACCTGAGCTGTTTATTTTCCCTAAACAGAAAGACCGCGGCACGAAAATGCTCACGTACATCGGCAATGTGACAGTGAACGGGTTCCCTGGAATCGGGAAAAAAGAAAAACCGGCGTTTGACAAGCCGATACATGTAAAAGCAGACGTTGATCAGGAGCCTGCCAGAGGAACAAAGCAAATCCTTGATGAAAAAGGCGCTGAAGGTCTTGCGAAATGGGTGAAGGAACAGAAATCTGTCCTTTTAACTGATACAACATTCAGGGATGCACACCAATCCTTATTGGCAACGAGATTCAGATCACATGATTTGAAAAAAATCGCGAATCCGACGGCTGCTTTATGGCCTGAGCTATTTAGCATGGAAATGTGGGGAGGCGCGACCTTCGATGTAGCCTACCGATTCCTGAAAGAAGATCCGTGGAAGCGTCTGGAGGACCTTCGAAAGGAAGTGCCGAATACCTTATTCCAGATGCTGCTTCGTTCATCAAACGCAGTCGGCTATACGAATTATCCGGACAATGTGATTAAAGAATTTGTGAAGCAATCCGCTCAATCCGGTATTGATGTGTTCCGTATATTCGATAGCTTAAACTGGGTAAAAGGGATGACATTAGCTATTGATGCGGTTCGTGATACCGGCAAAGTGGCAGAAGCCGCGATTTGTTACACGGGAGATATCCTTGATAAGAACCGTACGAAATATGATCTTGCTTATTATACGTCGATGGCGAAGGAGCTTGAGGCGGCCGGAGCCCATATTCTCGGAATTAAAGATATGGCGGGGCTGTTAAAACCGCAGGCTGCATATGAACTCGTTTCTGCATTGAAGGAGACGATCAATATTCCGGTTCACCTGCATACGCATGATACGAGCGGAAACGGTATTTATATGTATGCGAAAGCCGTTGAAGCAGGCGTTGATATCATAGACGTGGCGGTCAGCTCAATGGCGGGTTTAACGTCTCAGCCTAGTGCGAGTGGATTTTATCATGCGATGGAAGGCCACGCCCGTCGCCCGGAAATGAATGTCCAAGGTGTTGAAATGCTGTCCCAATATTGGGAGTCAGTGCGTAAATACTATAGCGAATTTGAAAGCGGAATGAAGTCGCCGCATACTGAAATATATGAACACGAAATGCCTGGAGGCCAATACAGCAACCTGCAGCAGCAGGCGAAGGGAGTAGGCCTGGGTGACCGCTGGAATGAAGTCAAAGAAATGTACAGACGCGTCAACGATATGTTCGGCGATGTCGTGAAGGTCACGCCTTCCTCAAAAGTCGTCGGAGATATGGCGCTCTACATGGTACAAAACAACTTGACTGAAAAGGACGTGTACGAAAAAGGCGAATCATTGGATTTCCCTGATTCAGTTGTTGAGCTATTCAAAGGAAATATCGGCCAGCCTCATGGCGGATTCCCGCAAAAACTCCAAAAACTGATCTTAAAAGGGCAGGAGCCAATTACGGTCAGACCTGGAGAACTGCTTGAGCCGGTATCATTTGAAGCGATCAAACAGGAATTTAAAGAGCAGCATAACTTGGAGATTTCAGATCAAGATGCTATTGCGTATGCCCTTTATCCTAAAGTCTTCTCTGATTATGTGAAAACGGCAGAAAGCTATGGAGACATTTCGGTATTAGATACACCGACATTCTTCTATGGCATGACATTGGGTGAAGAAATAGAAGTGGAAATTGAGCGCGGAAAAACGCTGATCGTTAAGCTGATTTCAATCGGCGAGCCTCAGCCTGATGCCACTCGCGTCCTTTATTTCGAACTGAACGGGCAGCCGCGTGAAGTTGTCATTAAAGATGAAAGCATTAAGTCTTCCGTTCAGGAAAAGCTGAAAGCGGACCGGACAAACCCAACCCACATCGCAGCCTCCATGCCTGGAACGGTTATTAAGGTATTGACTGAGGCAGGTGCAAAAGTCAATAAAGGTGATCACTTAATGATTAATGAAGCGATGAAAATGGAAACAACGGTTCAGGCGCCTTTCTCAGGAACAATCAAGCAGGTTCATGTGAAAAATGGCGAGCCGATCCAAACGGGAGATCTGCTTATCGAAATTGAAAAAGCATAA
- the coxB gene encoding cytochrome c oxidase subunit II, whose protein sequence is MVKHWRLISLLALVPLLLSGCGKPFLSTLKPAGEVADKQYDLTVLSTLIMVVVVAVVSVIFFYVIVRFRRSRVGENTIPKQVEGNKFLEITWTVIPILLLIILVIPVVLYTLELADTSPMDKKSRKAEDALVVNVRANLYWWEFEYPDYGIITSQELIVPTDQRVYFNLKASDVKHSFWIPSVGGKLDTNTDNENKFFLTFDSKRSKEAGDMFFGKCAELCGPSHALMDFKVKTMSAKEFQGWTKEMKNYKSTAESDLAKQGEELFKEKNCLSCHAVEPNDKRAEAARTAPNLATFGERAKVAGVKDANEENVKDWLKDPESIKPGNKMTGTYPKLSDSETDALYEYLKGLKTESK, encoded by the coding sequence ATGGTAAAGCATTGGCGTCTTATTTCATTATTAGCCTTAGTGCCGCTTCTATTAAGCGGATGTGGAAAACCTTTTTTATCCACGCTCAAGCCTGCTGGCGAGGTGGCTGATAAACAGTATGACCTGACAGTGCTCAGTACATTGATTATGGTGGTTGTTGTTGCAGTAGTATCTGTTATCTTCTTTTATGTGATTGTGAGATTCAGAAGATCACGGGTCGGTGAGAATACGATACCGAAACAGGTAGAGGGGAACAAATTTTTAGAAATCACATGGACCGTGATCCCGATTTTGCTGCTCATTATTCTTGTGATCCCTGTCGTACTATATACGCTAGAGCTAGCAGATACATCACCAATGGATAAGAAAAGCCGCAAAGCTGAGGATGCTCTTGTAGTCAATGTCCGGGCAAATTTATATTGGTGGGAGTTTGAATACCCTGATTACGGGATTATCACAAGTCAGGAGCTGATTGTGCCGACAGACCAGCGTGTGTATTTTAATTTAAAAGCCTCAGATGTAAAACATTCCTTCTGGATTCCTTCAGTTGGAGGAAAACTTGATACGAATACGGATAATGAAAATAAGTTTTTCCTGACATTTGATTCAAAACGAAGCAAAGAGGCAGGAGATATGTTTTTTGGAAAGTGTGCAGAGCTTTGCGGCCCTTCACACGCGCTGATGGATTTTAAGGTAAAGACGATGTCTGCAAAAGAATTTCAGGGCTGGACAAAAGAAATGAAAAACTATAAGTCTACAGCAGAGAGTGATTTGGCTAAGCAGGGCGAAGAACTCTTTAAAGAGAAGAACTGCCTGAGCTGCCATGCGGTCGAGCCGAATGATAAGCGGGCAGAAGCAGCAAGAACGGCCCCCAACTTAGCGACCTTCGGTGAAAGGGCAAAAGTGGCAGGGGTGAAAGACGCTAACGAAGAAAATGTGAAGGATTGGCTGAAGGATCCTGAGAGCATAAAACCGGGGAACAAAATGACTGGAACATATCCGAAGCTCTCAGACAGTGAAACAGATGCGCTTTATGAATACTTAAAAGGCTTAAAAACGGAAAGCAAGTAG